The following coding sequences are from one Pseudoalteromonas carrageenovora IAM 12662 window:
- a CDS encoding M4 family metallopeptidase has translation MNLSKITLATFAALTFVQATDAVAANKKYLNQQSAINTMVQSNSASILSTSPQELIGLSVRNELVVLKEFTSSNGEVTRRYQQTYQGLPVIGDTVSLTFKNGMLKKAHGAAVYDIEGDISDVSAKLSAKQAMLQSQNVGIAAKTIGLKKHNEKSRLAIWVDQQSKAHLVYEVSYVTYGKLPSRPYQIIDANSGEVLLSFDNLQHAEATGPGGNLKTGKYIYGSDFDSLDVTQSGNNCTMNNTNVRTINLNGGTSGSSAYSFTCPENTFKEINGAYSPLNDAHYFGNVIFNMYNDWIGTPPLTFQLKMRVHYSSNYENAFWDGSAMTFGDGQNTFYPLVSLDVSAHEVSHGFTEQNSGLVYSGKSGGLNEAFSDMAGEAAEFYMKGTNDWLVGQDIFKGNGALRYMNNPTQDGNSIDNQSSYYSGMDVHHSSGVFNKAFYNLATTPGWDTKKAFIVMTRANQLYWSASTNWDLAGNGVMDAACDLNYDPSDVQAALSAVGVNSNLSSGSTCSSTPPPTNDEALTNGVTRTGISGSSKEQLFFTLEVPAGASNLVFNTNGGSGDADLYVQFGSKPTLNNFDCKSTTSSSTESCSISNVQSGTYYVMVEAWNAISGVSLTGSFDGSNGGDVTPINVTETNVSVATGAWTRFTQTLNEGYSSLDVSISGGSGDADLYVNYGTASSTGTYLCRPYKNGNSESCTFDAPQAGTWYIDLRGYSSASGVTLSISAN, from the coding sequence GTGAATTTATCAAAAATCACATTAGCAACTTTTGCTGCTTTAACTTTTGTTCAAGCAACAGATGCAGTAGCTGCGAATAAGAAATACCTAAATCAACAATCGGCTATAAATACTATGGTGCAATCTAACTCTGCATCAATATTATCTACAAGCCCTCAAGAATTGATTGGGTTAAGTGTAAGGAACGAATTAGTTGTATTAAAAGAGTTTACGAGCAGCAACGGGGAAGTAACCCGCCGGTATCAACAAACTTATCAAGGATTGCCCGTGATAGGGGATACTGTAAGCCTTACATTTAAAAACGGCATGCTAAAAAAAGCGCATGGCGCGGCAGTGTATGACATTGAAGGTGATATAAGCGATGTTAGCGCTAAATTATCAGCTAAACAGGCTATGCTCCAAAGCCAAAATGTGGGTATTGCAGCAAAAACAATTGGCTTAAAAAAACATAATGAAAAATCTAGATTAGCTATTTGGGTCGATCAGCAAAGTAAAGCGCACTTGGTTTATGAGGTGTCGTATGTCACCTATGGTAAATTGCCTTCTAGACCCTATCAAATTATTGATGCTAACTCTGGCGAAGTACTACTTAGCTTTGACAATCTTCAACATGCAGAAGCTACAGGTCCTGGTGGAAATTTAAAAACAGGGAAATACATATATGGTAGTGACTTTGATAGTTTAGATGTTACTCAGTCAGGCAATAACTGTACGATGAACAACACTAATGTGCGCACCATAAACCTCAACGGTGGTACAAGTGGTTCGTCTGCATATTCTTTTACTTGTCCTGAAAATACATTTAAAGAAATAAATGGTGCTTATTCTCCACTCAATGATGCGCATTATTTTGGTAATGTAATTTTTAATATGTATAACGATTGGATTGGTACGCCACCACTTACGTTTCAGTTAAAAATGCGAGTTCACTACAGTAGTAACTATGAAAATGCATTTTGGGATGGCAGCGCCATGACCTTTGGTGATGGCCAAAATACGTTTTATCCGCTTGTTAGTTTAGACGTGTCTGCTCATGAGGTAAGCCATGGATTTACTGAACAAAACTCTGGCTTAGTTTACAGTGGAAAATCGGGCGGTTTAAATGAAGCCTTTTCTGATATGGCGGGTGAAGCGGCCGAATTTTATATGAAAGGTACTAATGATTGGCTAGTCGGCCAAGACATATTTAAAGGCAATGGTGCGCTTCGCTACATGAATAACCCAACGCAAGATGGTAATTCAATAGATAACCAATCAAGTTATTATTCTGGGATGGATGTGCACCATAGCTCTGGTGTATTTAATAAAGCTTTTTATAATTTGGCTACCACACCCGGTTGGGATACAAAAAAAGCATTTATTGTAATGACTAGAGCTAATCAGCTTTATTGGAGCGCAAGTACAAATTGGGATTTAGCCGGTAATGGCGTAATGGATGCAGCTTGTGATTTAAACTATGACCCAAGTGATGTACAAGCAGCGCTAAGTGCTGTGGGAGTAAACTCTAATTTAAGTTCAGGTAGCACGTGTAGCTCAACACCTCCTCCAACTAACGATGAAGCTTTAACTAATGGCGTAACTCGTACTGGCATAAGCGGTTCTTCTAAAGAGCAACTATTTTTTACGTTAGAGGTTCCTGCTGGAGCAAGTAATTTAGTGTTTAATACCAATGGTGGATCAGGCGATGCTGATCTTTATGTACAATTTGGATCAAAACCAACGTTAAATAACTTTGATTGTAAAAGTACCACTTCATCAAGTACTGAGAGTTGTTCAATTAGTAATGTTCAAAGCGGAACTTACTATGTAATGGTAGAGGCATGGAATGCAATTTCTGGTGTTTCTTTAACAGGTAGCTTTGATGGCAGTAATGGGGGGGATGTTACTCCTATCAATGTAACAGAAACTAATGTGAGTGTTGCTACGGGGGCGTGGACGCGGTTTACACAAACATTAAATGAAGGTTATTCATCACTTGATGTCTCTATATCCGGTGGAAGTGGTGATGCTGATTTATATGTAAATTATGGAACAGCATCAAGTACGGGTACATATCTTTGTCGCCCATATAAAAATGGTAATAGTGAAAGTTGTACCTTTGATGCTCCACAAGCGGGGACTTGGTATATAGACTTACGCGGTTATAGTTCTGCAAGTGGTGTAACGCTTAGTATTTCAGCAAATTAA
- a CDS encoding M28 family metallopeptidase → MKSSIYTSLLCAFTLLTSSTLYAQNNESIWVSIDPVVAKHYQQAQKTFIQNNQLLSVKNTNMDSVNLMKIDQKNVTQLSEFMHHNYNRCGGFVAHSSLSEAMQYTQQLASVQNQLANISTNYTIDNSQTVQALINRVNENNLTNTVNTLSNFYNRYYSSQTGVDAAQWLKGYWQQLASVRNDISVDYFTHSWSQSSVIVTINGSEKADEIVIIGGHLDSINQSNPSNGRSPGADDNASGIAVLTEALRVAVEQNYKPQRTIKIMAFAAEEVGLRGSKEIATAYKSQGKNVIGMVQFDMTGNNGSSQDIVMMTDYTTNSQNQYLGQLIDTYLPAVTYGFDQCGYGCSDHASWYQQGFSASIPFESKMADINPLIHSENDAAFDAEHASKFAKLAVSYLAEMAKNAGETPPVNNNELQNGVAVTGIAANAKEQLFYTLQVANNISNLNFSTAGGSGDADLYVKYNSAPTLDSYDCKSATSSSNESCDILNTQAGVYYVMVEAWSDIANVSLIGSYTEEDNFEPVNRIEENISVASGQWVRFTQELQAGYSSLDISIAGGSGDADLYVNFSSQSSEQVYMCRPYKNGNSEQCSISNPQDGKWHIDLKGYSAASNITLNITAQ, encoded by the coding sequence ATGAAAAGTTCTATTTATACTTCCCTATTATGCGCATTTACTCTCTTAACATCGTCGACATTATATGCTCAAAATAATGAAAGCATTTGGGTTAGTATTGACCCGGTTGTTGCAAAACATTATCAGCAAGCCCAAAAAACATTTATACAAAACAATCAATTATTAAGCGTAAAGAATACAAATATGGATTCGGTAAACTTAATGAAAATTGATCAGAAAAACGTCACTCAATTGAGTGAGTTTATGCATCACAATTACAACCGTTGTGGTGGATTTGTTGCGCATAGCTCACTAAGTGAAGCTATGCAATATACGCAGCAATTAGCTTCTGTTCAAAATCAACTTGCGAATATTTCGACTAACTACACCATAGATAATTCACAAACAGTTCAAGCGCTAATAAATCGTGTAAACGAGAATAATCTAACAAATACGGTAAATACATTAAGTAATTTTTATAACCGTTACTATTCATCTCAAACTGGTGTAGATGCAGCCCAATGGTTAAAAGGTTATTGGCAGCAACTCGCAAGTGTTAGAAATGATATTTCAGTTGATTATTTTACACATAGTTGGTCTCAGTCATCGGTTATTGTGACTATTAACGGCAGTGAAAAAGCAGACGAAATAGTAATTATTGGTGGTCATCTAGATTCTATTAATCAGTCAAACCCAAGCAATGGACGTTCACCCGGTGCTGATGATAATGCATCAGGCATTGCGGTTTTAACTGAAGCACTTCGTGTTGCGGTAGAGCAGAATTATAAACCCCAAAGAACGATTAAAATTATGGCTTTTGCTGCTGAGGAAGTGGGTCTTAGAGGTTCAAAGGAGATTGCTACAGCGTATAAATCACAAGGTAAAAATGTGATTGGTATGGTGCAATTTGATATGACCGGTAACAATGGTAGCAGTCAAGATATTGTTATGATGACAGATTACACTACTAATTCACAAAATCAGTATTTAGGCCAGTTAATTGATACATACTTACCTGCGGTTACTTATGGATTTGATCAATGTGGTTATGGTTGTTCTGATCATGCCTCGTGGTATCAACAAGGCTTTTCAGCATCGATACCGTTTGAGTCAAAAATGGCTGATATAAACCCGTTAATACATAGCGAAAATGATGCAGCTTTTGATGCTGAACACGCAAGTAAATTTGCAAAGTTAGCCGTTAGTTATTTAGCTGAAATGGCTAAAAATGCTGGAGAAACACCTCCAGTAAATAATAATGAGTTACAAAATGGGGTAGCAGTAACAGGTATAGCCGCTAATGCAAAAGAGCAACTTTTTTACACGCTACAAGTAGCAAATAATATTAGTAATTTAAACTTTTCCACCGCTGGTGGCAGTGGCGATGCTGATTTATATGTGAAATATAACTCTGCGCCAACACTTGATAGTTACGATTGTAAAAGTGCAACCTCATCTAGCAATGAAAGCTGTGATATTTTAAACACTCAAGCGGGAGTTTATTACGTGATGGTGGAGGCTTGGAGTGACATAGCTAATGTATCGCTCATAGGAAGTTATACCGAAGAAGATAACTTTGAGCCAGTTAACCGCATTGAAGAAAATATTAGTGTTGCCTCAGGCCAGTGGGTTAGGTTTACACAAGAATTACAAGCTGGGTATTCTTCTTTAGATATAAGCATAGCTGGTGGCTCAGGTGATGCTGATTTGTATGTGAATTTTAGTAGTCAATCATCCGAGCAAGTTTATATGTGTAGGCCTTACAAAAATGGCAATAGTGAACAATGCAGTATTTCTAATCCTCAAGATGGTAAGTGGCATATAGATTTAAAAGGGTACAGTGCTGCAAGTAATATTACATTAAATATTACTGCGCAATGA